TCTGCTGcgttgtgcacgtgtgaaagaaaaactttggACCAAGTCCACACCTAATTCTCAGGACATcatctggagttcatgtctgaaaatggctatgCAATGCAATGTTCAGCTATTTTAACGTACGGTGTTTGGTCTCGCAGATGTACCTTGACCACTGCAGTCATTTTATACACCTTGCTTATTCGAGTGTGACACCCTGTGTCCTGTGGGTCGAAGCATGGCGTTGCTCCTTTTGGATAAGAAGCTAGTcattgtataataataaatgaaaggGTGTAAAGTGTGGTAGACTGACTGAAGAGCAGAGTCTTTCTCATTTCATTAATAATTGGGTATGGTAGAAAGCACTATCCTGGCACCTGGTATGCCCAAATATCACCTCTGCAAAGAAACTTGCACTTCCTTTTCAAACACGCAGTTGGGCATGAGAGCTTGTTAGTAGAGAAGGTTGTTTTAGGTCAAAGAGGCTTATTTGTAACCGTGAACAACACGGGAATAGAAACTGTTCATGACCTTTTTTCAGACAGCCCAAATGAATGTTCTAGCGGTTTTGACATACTGGCAGTTTAATTTCACATGCCTATAGTCACACGGCAGATACCTGAGTGTAGATTGTGTGTGACCACTTTGAGATATTCACTTTTTGAAGAGCAGCACCCCTATCACCACTGGTTTCTGTTAATGAAACCACTAGATTTAAACTGCTTGCGTGGTCGTCAAACAGCTGATATGATcagttttcaaaaaaaaaacacaatctttctctttctctagctctctttatttgttctttgtACAACCATTTCTGTCCATTTTGCATATACAACTAACATATAAAATCAGCGCCAGTGTGACTGGCTGCTGTGAGCCACAAACATTCAAGAAGAGAGAATCAGGAACAGTCTGATGTTGTTGTGGATAAGCGGTCAGTAAGTCTGCAAAGACTCAACAGAATTTTTTTATCAGCAGCTACATTATAAGTGTGTGACTAACATATTTTTTGACCAATATGGCAAGTATATAGAAGTCCACTGGGCTCATAGGACCCTGCTGAGGAGAAAGCGTCTGCTAAGTAGACCTATTGAAGGATGATCATGATattctgtctgctgtttgtctttcagaCAGCGGCGCCCAGAGAAGGTTATCGGTGTGCACATGCAGCTCTCAGGGGCACTGCTCTGCCTTCacctcagcttcctgctgtgCTGCTTCTGGGTATGGCTGTTCAACGAGGACGATGAGGGCTGGGTTTGCCTCTTTCTGGGCCTCTTTTTGCACTGGTCCCTGATGGCGACCTTCTGCTGGACGGCTCTGGAGGGATTCCACCTTTACCTCCTCCTCGTCCAAGTCTTCAACATCTACATCAGGAGATACCTGCTCAAACTCAGCTTGGTGGGATGGGGTGAGTGGAGTTAACCACTCAAGTTTTGGACCATTAGTTACCGTATTTGCATGTCATGTCCTCTAAGGCAGGGTTATATCGATAACGTCAGGTTTAATCTGCAGCTGAATCCTTCATTTTATTAAGTTGCAACCCACTGTAAAGTcgcccattggtttgtgaaacGCTGCCAGCCATGTTCTAGTTTGAAAACTcagcgttttagtctggacgggcagaaaaAGAGATGTTTAGAAACAATGCAGgttcctatcacatgacccccttctcGAAGAACAGGTGTGGAATGCAACATGGATGATCAATTACAAGAGTTGCTGAccatgttgtctttgctaaTAGTTGTTAAATTAAACGATACCACTGTTTACATGAGTTATTACCGCAGTAGCTGTAAACAATACAGATCTCAAGACATTCAAAACTATATCACACACGTGAGTTTGAATGGTCAACTTTATTTTGGTCTTTGAATTCAATTATGTAATATTATGAATTGTGCTTGTCTTTCCACAGGTCTGCCTACACTGATTGTAGTGGTTTGTGGAAGTTTAGGTGTTTATGGCAAATACGATGCCAAAAACCAAAATTCAACAGTACAGATGTAAGAAATTCCTTgtgattgattttaaaagtcAACCACCCAGTTTGCTTTGATTCTACATAACTTGACCTCAGTTACATGTATCCTCTGCTTTGTTCCAATTTTAAATTCCTAATTTTatattctctttctttctctttatgaTAACTGACAGGTGCTGGATGAGGAGTGAGTTCACACCGAGCCTTGTGGTCCGTTACATCACAACTGTGGCCTTTCCATGTATGGTCATACTGTACAATGCCTGCTTGCTGGGGCTGGTGGTGTTTAAGCTGTGGGGCATTagaggaagaagtggagacgctAACAGAAGCAGTTGCTGGAAGAAGGCGAACACAGGGAAGAGGTTATGGAAGGACTTCGTCACAGTGCTGGGCCTCAGCTGTCTGCTGGGGTTACCCTGGAGCTTAGCGAGCATCACGTACATCTCCCTCCCTGGGATCTACGTGTTCACAATACTTAACTCCCTGCAGGGTCAGTATGAACGTGATCATCAGTTTATACAGTGCAGCAATAGAGTATGTACTGTGTTGTACTGATTTGCCATAAGAATTCAAAGCCTTTATTTTCTCGTCTCAGGTGTATTTCTGTTCCTGTGGTCCGTGGCTTTGACCTGCAAATCTCAATCCGACAAAGACTCATCAACGACTTACCCGTCCTCTCAGAAAATGACCACTCTCAATAACTGatcatatatatttgtatatatgtgtgtacatacagtaccATCTGTGACCTTTGGACTCTTGTCAATTTATTCAGTTAActaacattaaattaatttcaataaggagagagaaaaaaatagactaaataaattagaatgaatttgaatttaatgtGAACAAGACGAACATATTCTGTCGCTCGGACCACAGCAGGAGATAGAACGCCATGGAAGGAGGAGCTTTGGAAATAAAGGAGAAGTCCCCCCAGTGCGCTGATACTCAGAAATGAGGAATGGAGAATGAAAATAAGACTCAGCTTTCTGGAAGTGGCATCAGAAACTCTGCTGTGGCCCTGAAGTTCAAAACAcaacttttcattaaaaaaatgaacaaactaGACAGTGTGGAGGAAACAAGTTCTTCTGatagtgcgtgtgtgtaaatTCTTACTAGGCAGTGTTATTATGGAAATGCAAACACTATTGTTCAGTGTCCACCAAAGCTGCAATGCTGATCCATTTCAGTCAAATGACTTTGCTGTAGTAATTTGTAAATGCAAATTCTTCAAAATGCTGGTGTGGCCAATTCTTGAAGATTTGAAAGTAACTATTATCTGTTTCTTTTGAATCTCCACCAGGTtaatgtcaaaggtcacatcaGACACACTTCACTTTGAACTGTGTATTTCTGTACATCCCTGAACATGTACAAACCCTGATATGGTTCATATTTTTGCATGAATATTGAATGaaactcatttattttaagGTTCTGTCATGTGTTTTGTGAAGTTAGTGTTTGATTCCTatcaagttttttaaaaataattcttcACCTTCTCatgacaaaaatacacaaaattaaaaaaacaatctctgcagtttaaatataaaagacattttctttaatgttaTACTTGTAATACTTTTCCCTACAGGTTgtcaaatttatattttatcttttccaTGGCTTTTGTCTTCAATTATAGTTTCACTGTgactttagtgacatctagtggtgaagtttcatgttgcagctcaatatccctcacctcaccctaccatccaaatttgagagagaacctgtggcagttttcataaaaactcaaaaggtgtttagtttgtccagcctctgtagagaggacctgctcctgatgtaaatataaagcttttaaatataaagggctcattctaggatcaagaaaacaacaatttgtacaatttagatgattaaacactagtgaaaacatcactaggattattttatattaagtttctgccaatagatccctttcagctAATTCTTACTCACTGAACCTTTACATAATAAACATAGACACCTTTCTTTCTTCCAGTGTAACAATAAAGGAGAATCTGCGGATTTCTAGTACTAAAatttacaatttgattgattgaaatttAGGTTAATCGCCAATACCTCTGATAACCAGTGATTTAAATCAAGACAAATCTTCCGAACTGTACTGCTGTCGCAAAATGCGTGCTTCAATGAATCTGTCATCCCATGCTTAGCACAATTAATACAAATTGTGGTGTATTtgaatcacaatttgtctttgtctcttgaATAGACTGCACATTACAAATCTTCATTCTGAGAAGTTAGATTGTACCTATGACAAAGTTTCTATAGTTGTGTCTTTAGTTGTTGTGTCTATAATTTCTACAGtattatttaaactttaatttattaCCTTTTTCTCcatcaaatataaatgttgcttTGCACTTCAGGGTGACAGTTAAACCTGTTCTACTTGCTGTGTTATACAAAAAAACAGTggacaaaagaaacaagatgTCAATTTTATAATAATAGTCAGCTGGACGTGACATTGGCAGATGAGCACCGGCTTAtccaagattcaagattcaatttATTCATCCATAAAACCATGGAAATGACAGTGACCATACCCTGTCCAGCCACTGCTGATTACAAaagataaatacagataaaatatagaaaaaacaataaactacAATATTCaattataaaacataaaatacaacatcACATTGAGGCAAATAAATAGTAGTTTTTTCAACTTACAAATTAGTTTCAACCCTGGAACCAAAACCAAAATACTAAATACACAACAATAGATAGATTTAAATCACAAGGCTCTATTACGTCTAAAACAATTAATAACAAGTTAATAACAATGTGAAAGAGGATTGTGAGGTATGCTATGTGCACCACTTCTGTTATTCTATCTCTGttaagcaataataataataataataataatacatttatttagcACAACATTCTGTTATGAATGGATTAAAAATTGCATATCTACACATCAAGTCTGCTAAAAGTAAACGTAACAGATACATGAAACAACTCTACCAACATTAACTTGgccaaaacaattaaaacaatgttaaagtgTGAGAATGATTATTGCCACAATATCTATGGATAGCTTTATATAACATCAGCTTCATGAACAGAAGAGATTCTGAGACGGGCAGAGTTTACACCTCCGTCGTCGAAGCAAGGACTGAAGAAAGGGTAGAGTTTGCCGTTGAAGGTGCAGCCAGTGAAGGAGTAGATAATATCTGCAGTGTCAACGTCATGAAATGAGACTAAACCCTCCTCATAATCTACAAACACCCCCACCCTCTGAGGTCGCGATTTCAGCGGGAGCAAGATGTCAGGGTCGGCAAGAGCTGTGTACTCATTTCCATTCCTTAGCTGCAGGGTCCAGTAGCCGGCTTCTGGGCTTGAAGTGACTAGTCCTTTCCTGTTTGCCAAACCACTGGCCACTCCCAGATCCCACTTAGTCTTCCCTTTAACCTCGACTTCATAGTAAAacctgctggaggagaaacTCTGCCTCCCCAAGACAAGGATGCAAGTAGAGAATCTGTCCGGGTTGTCTGGAAGAGTCATGTCCACATCACTGTGATTCACTTGTTTCCCATCAACAGACAGGGTGAGTGTGGGGTGTGTCGTGTTAGGGTCGAGGGTCACGTCCACTGCGTACTGCTGCACCCTCTTTAGTTCAGCCTCGAGCAGGGCCATTGTGTCTCTGCTGAGTGTCTCTTTGAGGCGGGCCACGGCTCTTGCCACGGTCCCCTCAAACGATAGCTGATGGAGGCTGACTTTCTCCCAGTCTTTAGTGGGTGGGAAGGTCCTCAGGGATGAGGAgttctggaggaggtggaggggatCGTCAGAGCGTGACAGCTGCTTAACCTCATCGTTTCTCCTTGTCAGCTCGGAGATCTCCCGATCCAGCTCTTCTATAAGGCCCTTGGCGTGATTTGCTGtaatttcctgtttcctcttgaTCTCTTCTGTGAGCTTGGACAGATCCGTCTCCAAAAGCTGCTTCAGGACAGTGAAGACAGGTAcaccatctgctgctgctttgtctGCAGCTTCTTTGCTGAGCTGCACTGACCCTCTGAGCTCCAGCACCTTCAGCTGCCTCTCCTCGATCATGCACTGAAATTCAGCCTCCGTACTCGCCAGCTTAGCCTTCTCTTCTTCACATTCCTCACTCAGGGTTACAACATGGTGTGAGTTGTGGTCAAGCTCATAGCaaaggtgacacacacacatctggtcTGTCTTGCAGAACAGCTCCATGAGTTCATCGTGCTTTGTACACATTCTGCCTCCAAGGTTGACCAGAGGCTCGATGAGCTTATGTCTCTTCAGCCCTGACACTGTCCGATGTCGCTCCAGGTGAGTCTCACAATACGAGGACAGACACACCAGGCAGGACTTAAGAGCCTTCAGCTTGGTCCCAGCGCAGATATCACAGGGAACCTCACCTGCTAGGGCAACTTCCAAGGATTTTTTCATGGCCGACTGCCTCAGCTGAGCAACCATCTCAGATATGAAGGTATTGACGTGCACCTCAGTTCTGGTGTCGAAAGACTTTTTGCAGACGGGACACTGGCGTTTTCTATTGATTCTCCAGTTTTCAATGATGCAGGCTTTGCAGAAGTTGTGTCCACACTGTATGGTGACGGGAGCTGTGAACACGTCCAGGCAGATAGAGCACAGAAAGTTGTCCTCCCATAGCACACAGGTGACAGCTGCCATGCTGAACACACTGGGGCCTAAAGTATGGATTTGACATAAAGTCAGTACAGAAGTGTTGAATTcttaaaatgttgaattattaGACTGTTGATTTGTCGAATGAGTAGTCCCATGTGCACATGCTAAAACTACTGATGCTAAAACTACAGAGTTAAAATGTGAACTCACCAGCAGGAGCCAAATTTCAATTGTTCTTCGTAGAAGCAGAGTCTTGTATTGACTGCAGCTGTCGCTCCAACTGGGGGGGATGTGACTTCAACCATTCAGTGTGGCCCCACCTCTTCCTTCaaagtgtctttgtgtgtgtgtgtgtgtgtgtgtttgtatgtgtgtgtgtgtttgtatgtgtgtgtgtgtttacaacaGAATGCCGCTGAAGCTGTTCAGCAAGACTGACTAGATGAGCCTGTTGGACAGAGGGTGAGTCTCAGAAGACACAACATAAGACATAGAAGATCACAAAATGATTTTTTGCTGAACTGTTGATCCCATTATTTCCATTCcactataaaaacacatttaccagTTCTCTGATAGAGCCACTCTTCACGCTGCTGCAGCTTTGATACAATAGTGCAATATGTGTATAGGTTTAGGATTTGGTAAATCACATCATCAAAGTACTTAATCATTCTCCTCGGTTATTTGAGCCCTCTTATTCTTTCAATGTGATCTATAATTCATTTTGTCATGCCATTGTATTATGAATTTTTCTTAAAACTGACATTAAAGAAATTAGATTATAGGTTGTTGTGGCTGTCATATGGATCGCTGTAAAAGTTTATCAAGAGTGTGCCATCTAATGACTACAAATAAGTAAATACTTTCATCGTTATAAGTATTCGTTATTTGATACAGTAAAATGCCTacattaaatttaaatgtggctccTTAAAATAAGCCTTGATTGTTGA
This genomic stretch from Hippoglossus hippoglossus isolate fHipHip1 chromosome 3, fHipHip1.pri, whole genome shotgun sequence harbors:
- the LOC117753576 gene encoding adhesion G protein-coupled receptor G3-like, with amino-acid sequence MMWIFLVTLSWLSTAQAINWCKDVLRECHLHNDWTRCYERRIPTCLQGRQHMPNFILQLVNSSQEAEVYPTDMHRVHIPSSALQRSRGDESQMEVVLVATVINSTYFTVSRPEAIKPSPNHKKATRRMVIHDQRDHMQGTVMGGLVLAVLAGSQPVGNLPQPIELTFTQTQQMENRTCVFWQELDNGTGIWSTYGCNTNDTGAEVTCSCNHLSFFAVLVNPILSVDETHSTNLSYITYIGSALSVVFTVMSLIIYICLQQRRPEKVIGVHMQLSGALLCLHLSFLLCCFWVWLFNEDDEGWVCLFLGLFLHWSLMATFCWTALEGFHLYLLLVQVFNIYIRRYLLKLSLVGWGLPTLIVVVCGSLGVYGKYDAKNQNSTVQMCWMRSEFTPSLVVRYITTVAFPCMVILYNACLLGLVVFKLWGIRGRSGDANRSSCWKKANTGKRLWKDFVTVLGLSCLLGLPWSLASITYISLPGIYVFTILNSLQGVFLFLWSVALTCKSQSDKDSSTTYPSSQKMTTLNN
- the LOC117753566 gene encoding nuclear factor 7, ovary-like produces the protein MAAVTCVLWEDNFLCSICLDVFTAPVTIQCGHNFCKACIIENWRINRKRQCPVCKKSFDTRTEVHVNTFISEMVAQLRQSAMKKSLEVALAGEVPCDICAGTKLKALKSCLVCLSSYCETHLERHRTVSGLKRHKLIEPLVNLGGRMCTKHDELMELFCKTDQMCVCHLCYELDHNSHHVVTLSEECEEEKAKLASTEAEFQCMIEERQLKVLELRGSVQLSKEAADKAAADGVPVFTVLKQLLETDLSKLTEEIKRKQEITANHAKGLIEELDREISELTRRNDEVKQLSRSDDPLHLLQNSSSLRTFPPTKDWEKVSLHQLSFEGTVARAVARLKETLSRDTMALLEAELKRVQQYAVDVTLDPNTTHPTLTLSVDGKQVNHSDVDMTLPDNPDRFSTCILVLGRQSFSSSRFYYEVEVKGKTKWDLGVASGLANRKGLVTSSPEAGYWTLQLRNGNEYTALADPDILLPLKSRPQRVGVFVDYEEGLVSFHDVDTADIIYSFTGCTFNGKLYPFFSPCFDDGGVNSARLRISSVHEADVI